Proteins from a single region of Bartonella sp. M0283:
- a CDS encoding ABC transporter substrate-binding protein: protein MRIKYSTLLISTVLLAISATAEAREVVDTMGRTVDIPDHPKRVVVMSEPAIAIPMIELGVNPIGSFGRADDGTYQVGADFIDTLFGPNQKKPQGIGNNRQVDLEKLYSMKPDLIIGTEFDVDKVKQLSTVAPVYMQHYTTGHLDNFVIEENLAKLFGKETTFQTLKEKYFEDVQETKKQLPESLENKTYLPVIIMDQINIVGEGIGVSQPLNDLGMKPFEVSNDKTHSDGSPKIVLPISAETFGSLNPDILVVIINWGAPDKSVEATKEALNKLVPGWETYMKPAREGRVIYLDGSKVFTPSFLSARYTLGEVRKWAKTK, encoded by the coding sequence ATGCGTATCAAATATTCAACTTTGTTAATCAGCACTGTTCTACTCGCAATTTCCGCAACCGCCGAGGCTCGGGAAGTCGTTGATACTATGGGGCGCACAGTCGATATTCCGGATCATCCCAAGAGGGTCGTTGTAATGAGTGAGCCAGCAATCGCCATTCCGATGATCGAGCTTGGAGTCAATCCGATTGGCAGTTTTGGCCGCGCCGATGACGGCACATATCAGGTCGGTGCCGATTTCATTGATACTCTGTTCGGGCCGAACCAGAAAAAACCTCAGGGCATAGGGAATAACCGTCAAGTTGATCTTGAAAAACTTTATTCAATGAAACCGGATCTTATTATTGGTACGGAGTTCGATGTCGATAAGGTCAAACAGCTTTCTACCGTTGCGCCCGTCTATATGCAGCATTACACAACCGGTCATCTTGATAATTTTGTCATTGAAGAAAATCTTGCAAAACTTTTCGGTAAAGAAACCACATTCCAAACTCTAAAAGAAAAATATTTTGAAGATGTTCAGGAAACAAAAAAACAGCTTCCGGAAAGTCTCGAAAACAAAACATATTTACCTGTCATCATAATGGATCAGATCAACATTGTGGGAGAGGGAATTGGCGTTTCTCAACCTCTTAATGATTTGGGAATGAAACCTTTTGAAGTTTCGAACGACAAGACCCATTCAGACGGATCTCCAAAAATAGTATTGCCAATCAGTGCAGAAACATTCGGTTCCCTTAATCCGGATATTCTTGTTGTAATCATTAACTGGGGAGCTCCTGACAAAAGCGTTGAGGCGACAAAGGAAGCTTTGAATAAATTGGTGCCGGGGTGGGAAACTTATATGAAACCGGCGCGTGAGGGACGTGTCATTTATCTTGATGGCTCCAAGGTTTTTACGCCCAGTTTTTTGAGTGCCCGTTACACATTGGGCGAAGTGAGAAAATGGGCCAAAACAAAATGA
- a CDS encoding iron ABC transporter permease, with protein MKISRTLDERLSIRFANGKELVIRNFLVGILLLLSAFFLFLISLNLGTIDTGLYDFLKLVSGEEINHQSYFALWDVRLPRLALAFLIGWSVAVSGAILQPIARNPLADPGLFGISHGSLTTTIVLLAFIPTASRVLITFASLAGGLGTALVLLALVGNRHSGGLVILLMGIAVATVLASINSFLILYLPTEASYNASSWMAGSLFQANWLSVSAFLPLFVFSLVGIFLSGHSLNRYDLGNELAQSLGEPVIISRPLLLLFAVLLSAASVTIVGPLAFLGILAPQLAQFMSGANGSARLYLSGLVGANLVIGADIISKNATTIAMPLGLTTTIIGVPLFIIVLRLKTLRQYFQK; from the coding sequence ATGAAGATATCGCGCACACTTGACGAACGGCTTTCGATCCGCTTTGCAAATGGAAAAGAGCTTGTCATCCGCAATTTCCTGGTCGGGATTTTGCTTTTATTGTCCGCATTTTTTCTTTTTCTCATTTCCTTGAATTTAGGAACAATCGATACCGGCCTTTACGATTTCTTGAAACTTGTCTCGGGCGAAGAGATCAATCACCAATCCTATTTTGCTTTATGGGATGTGCGCCTTCCACGTTTGGCTTTGGCATTCTTGATTGGCTGGAGTGTGGCAGTTTCCGGAGCTATTCTACAACCGATTGCCCGTAATCCTTTGGCTGATCCGGGTTTGTTCGGTATCAGTCACGGTTCCTTGACAACGACAATTGTTTTGCTTGCTTTCATTCCTACAGCCTCCCGTGTTCTCATCACATTTGCTTCTCTTGCCGGAGGCTTGGGCACCGCATTGGTGTTGCTTGCTCTGGTTGGTAACCGGCATTCAGGTGGTCTGGTAATTCTATTAATGGGGATTGCCGTTGCAACGGTCCTTGCTTCAATCAATTCTTTCCTGATACTTTATCTGCCAACCGAAGCCTCCTACAATGCATCGAGCTGGATGGCCGGTTCTCTTTTTCAGGCCAACTGGTTAAGCGTTTCGGCATTTCTACCGCTTTTTGTGTTCAGCCTCGTCGGAATTTTTCTCTCAGGACATTCTCTCAACCGGTACGACTTGGGAAACGAGCTTGCACAATCGCTCGGTGAACCGGTTATCATTTCCCGTCCCCTATTATTATTATTCGCTGTCTTGTTAAGTGCGGCTTCTGTAACAATTGTGGGGCCGCTCGCTTTTTTAGGCATTCTGGCACCGCAACTTGCACAATTTATGAGTGGTGCGAATGGGAGTGCCAGACTTTATCTTTCGGGTCTTGTGGGGGCAAATCTCGTCATCGGGGCCGACATCATTTCGAAAAACGCAACAACCATTGCTATGCCTTTGGGATTAACAACCACCATTATCGGTGTTCCGTTGTTCATTATCGTTTTACGCCTAAAAACCCTTCGTCAGTATTTTCAAAAATAA
- a CDS encoding iron ABC transporter permease — MIFSKFWAGSVVLFLFVFYFGIAWGGTFSSPSDVFQVLVWREPNNYGQASILYQRLPRAIIAIYAGLIMASSGLVFQGLIRNPLASASSLGINAGATLFVVGGALVFGANLAEQGLAALCGGLFGFLLCTIIARIAGGNEKTTGLMLILSGSLVSMLLIGLSNALLLSYADRRGEFLSWIAGNINHAYIDRLYQFWWIGILALALIFMLSKPLTLILLGSEKASSMGVRTVAVSRFALACAIVASCSAVAVCGPISFIGLIVPHMIKPLVGQDFKVTLPASALTGATLCLLASTISQNAFQPYVVNTGIILDLFGGIVFILLIRKFYVSPKNRNDI; from the coding sequence ATGATTTTTTCCAAGTTCTGGGCCGGGAGTGTTGTTCTTTTTTTATTTGTTTTCTATTTCGGAATAGCTTGGGGTGGTACATTTTCTTCGCCGTCTGATGTTTTTCAAGTTCTGGTATGGCGAGAGCCGAACAATTATGGTCAGGCATCCATCCTTTACCAGCGCCTCCCACGCGCCATTATTGCTATTTATGCAGGTCTGATTATGGCAAGCTCGGGATTGGTATTTCAAGGGCTTATCCGTAATCCGCTCGCTTCCGCTTCTTCACTCGGAATCAATGCGGGAGCGACGCTTTTTGTCGTGGGTGGTGCGCTCGTTTTCGGCGCAAATCTGGCAGAGCAGGGGTTGGCCGCTTTATGTGGTGGATTGTTCGGTTTTCTTCTCTGTACAATCATTGCACGTATAGCCGGCGGCAATGAAAAGACCACCGGTCTCATGCTTATTTTATCCGGTTCGCTTGTATCCATGCTGCTCATCGGCCTAAGCAATGCACTTTTACTGTCTTATGCCGATAGAAGAGGCGAGTTCCTGTCATGGATTGCCGGTAATATCAACCATGCATATATTGATCGGTTGTATCAATTCTGGTGGATTGGTATCTTGGCGCTAGCATTGATTTTTATGTTGTCGAAGCCGCTAACCCTCATTCTCCTTGGCAGCGAGAAAGCCTCTTCAATGGGGGTAAGAACGGTCGCTGTTTCCCGTTTCGCTCTGGCATGCGCAATTGTCGCCTCGTGTTCCGCTGTAGCCGTCTGCGGACCGATCAGTTTTATCGGTCTGATTGTTCCACATATGATAAAACCGCTTGTCGGACAGGATTTTAAAGTAACTTTACCGGCTTCGGCATTAACGGGAGCTACTCTATGTCTTTTGGCGAGTACTATCTCGCAAAATGCTTTTCAACCCTATGTCGTCAATACCGGAATTATTCTGGATCTATTCGGCGGTATCGTTTTCATTTTATTGATCCGAAAATTCTATGTTTCTCCAAAGAACAGGAACGACATATGA
- a CDS encoding ABC transporter ATP-binding protein has translation MKLDLHNVKAGYGKLTILHDISVNFVPGEVTALIGQNGCGKSTLLKAIMGFLDLQGGKITLDGRDIRSFHRKQLAQLVSYLPQESFCPDYLTLGQLIELSSYARNSLFSDPSAKDREYFHQVLEIVGLADKAHLPVNSLSGGQKQRAWLALVLAQKTDMILLDEPVNHLDVKYQYAILNLVRELSCELKKTVIVVLHDINLATYFADYVVMVKAGKIHAHGRTQDIVTEENLQQVFGIPAELFVHNGHLICQPYPDATQSVRYMEE, from the coding sequence ATGAAACTGGACTTGCACAACGTAAAAGCCGGATATGGCAAGTTGACAATCTTGCATGATATTTCCGTCAATTTTGTTCCTGGTGAAGTTACAGCTCTTATCGGTCAAAATGGTTGTGGCAAATCAACGCTTCTCAAAGCGATAATGGGATTTCTGGATCTTCAAGGTGGCAAGATCACTTTGGATGGGCGCGATATAAGAAGTTTTCATCGGAAACAACTTGCGCAACTCGTTTCTTATCTTCCTCAGGAGAGTTTTTGTCCCGATTACCTTACATTGGGACAACTTATCGAGCTCTCCTCTTATGCACGTAATTCTTTATTTTCCGACCCTTCAGCGAAAGATCGCGAATATTTCCACCAAGTTCTCGAGATTGTCGGGCTTGCTGACAAGGCGCATTTACCTGTTAATTCTCTTTCAGGCGGACAAAAGCAAAGAGCCTGGCTCGCGCTCGTATTGGCGCAAAAAACCGATATGATATTGCTTGACGAGCCCGTCAATCATCTCGATGTCAAATATCAGTACGCTATTTTGAATCTCGTTCGCGAATTGAGTTGCGAACTGAAGAAGACTGTCATCGTCGTTTTGCACGATATCAATCTGGCCACCTATTTTGCCGATTATGTTGTGATGGTGAAAGCGGGTAAAATTCATGCTCATGGTCGAACGCAAGACATTGTAACGGAAGAAAATTTACAGCAAGTCTTCGGAATTCCGGCAGAATTGTTTGTCCATAACGGGCATCTCATTTGTCAGCCTTATCCCGACGCGACCCAGTCTGTTCGGTACATGGAAGAATAA
- a CDS encoding MBL fold metallo-hydrolase, whose translation MQDRYKFTILGCGSSPGVPRANGDWGACNPDNPKNYRYRASILIERIKENGDRTTVVVDTGPDFRSQMVDHHVHEITSVVYTHPHADHIHGIDDLRTYAISQHHLMNIYADDETYQRLDEAFGYCFKTPEGSNYPPILNRIKITPYNKFTIVGAGGPITLMPVLQIHGDIHSLGFRLDDVAYCTDVNAFPEETPQYLENLDVLIIGALQYRPHPSHFSVDQAVEWGKKLNAKRVILTHMHIALDYDEVAKYTPDNVEPAYQGLTFEVDAK comes from the coding sequence ATGCAAGATCGCTACAAGTTTACAATACTTGGTTGCGGCTCCTCGCCGGGGGTTCCCCGTGCTAATGGTGATTGGGGGGCATGCAACCCCGATAATCCGAAAAATTATCGCTATCGCGCATCGATATTGATTGAACGTATCAAGGAAAATGGAGATCGAACAACCGTTGTTGTCGACACAGGGCCGGACTTCCGTTCGCAGATGGTTGACCATCATGTTCATGAAATAACGTCTGTCGTCTATACTCATCCCCATGCAGATCATATTCACGGAATTGATGATCTGAGGACTTATGCAATAAGCCAACATCATCTTATGAATATCTATGCGGATGATGAGACATACCAAAGACTAGACGAAGCATTCGGCTATTGTTTCAAAACGCCGGAAGGGTCGAATTATCCTCCAATATTAAACCGTATAAAAATTACCCCTTACAACAAATTCACTATAGTGGGGGCGGGCGGGCCGATAACCCTTATGCCTGTTTTACAAATACACGGAGATATCCACTCGCTCGGTTTCCGGCTGGATGACGTCGCCTATTGTACGGATGTGAATGCTTTTCCTGAAGAGACGCCACAATATCTCGAAAACCTTGATGTTCTGATTATCGGTGCTCTGCAATATCGCCCTCATCCAAGTCATTTTTCCGTCGACCAAGCGGTTGAATGGGGTAAAAAACTCAATGCCAAGCGGGTTATCTTGACACATATGCATATTGCTCTGGATTACGACGAGGTGGCGAAATATACGCCCGACAATGTCGAACCAGCCTATCAAGGACTAACTTTCGAGGTCGACGCAAAATAG
- a CDS encoding TatD family hydrolase — protein sequence MLVDTHCHLDFETFSNELDDVVDRAHQAGVARMITISTLVRDMDKLLDITERFEDVYCSVGTHPSSSHDENDTTAEKLLEFAKNPKVVAIGEVGLDYHYDDATPAEQKRNFHEHIVAARESFLPLVIHTRDADNDTRDILVEETKKGKFPFILHSFSSGGELAQTALELGGYISFSGILTFKNAENVRQIAKTVPIERVLVETDSPYLAPVPFRGKTNEPSFVKQTALVLADVLGVPFDEIAKHTTENAYRIFSKMK from the coding sequence ATGCTTGTCGATACACATTGCCATCTGGATTTCGAGACTTTCAGCAACGAGCTCGATGATGTCGTCGATCGTGCTCATCAGGCCGGCGTGGCTCGGATGATCACTATTTCCACGCTTGTTCGGGATATGGACAAGCTGTTGGATATAACGGAGCGGTTCGAGGATGTTTATTGCTCGGTTGGCACACATCCGAGTTCTTCTCATGACGAAAATGACACGACAGCCGAAAAACTTCTGGAATTTGCAAAAAATCCGAAAGTTGTGGCGATAGGCGAGGTGGGGCTCGATTACCATTATGACGATGCTACACCCGCGGAGCAAAAACGTAATTTTCACGAACATATCGTTGCCGCCCGCGAAAGCTTTTTGCCACTCGTTATCCATACGCGCGATGCCGACAATGACACACGCGACATTCTGGTTGAAGAAACAAAAAAAGGAAAATTTCCTTTCATTCTTCATAGTTTTTCATCCGGAGGTGAGCTTGCACAAACGGCACTTGAGCTTGGCGGATATATCTCGTTTTCAGGCATATTGACGTTTAAAAATGCTGAAAATGTCCGCCAGATTGCCAAAACCGTGCCAATAGAACGAGTGTTGGTCGAAACCGATTCACCTTATCTCGCGCCCGTGCCCTTCAGGGGCAAGACAAATGAACCTTCCTTTGTCAAACAGACTGCGTTAGTATTGGCTGATGTTCTTGGTGTCCCTTTTGATGAAATAGCCAAGCACACCACGGAAAATGCTTACCGTATTTTCTCCAAGATGAAATAG
- the metG gene encoding methionine--tRNA ligase, whose product MREKFYITTPIFYPNGNPHIGHAYNAIATDSMARFERANGKDVFFLSGTDEHGLKMQQTAEKLGLTPLELADRNSAVFQKMLKTLNVSNDDFIRTTEKRHYDACQAIWKLMEENGDIYLDRYSGWYSVRQEAYYDESDTEVGEDGIRREKEVGSPVEWNEEESYFFRLSKYEDRLLEFYEKNPDFIGPNERRNEIISFVKSGLKDLSISRTTFNWGIPVPGNPKHVMYVWVDALTNYLTATGFPNKTAPRADFWPANAHIIGKDIIRFHAIYWPAFLMSAGIALPKRVFAHGFLLNRGEKMSKSVGNVIDPFKMVEHYGLDQVRYFFLREVPFGQDGSYSHDAIVNRTNADLANDLGNLAQRSLSMIMKNCEGLVPVPDKFLKQDNELLDKCKNALQTARETMAKQAPHLALSAIFAVISDANRYFATEEPWALKKTDFKRFSTVLYVTVEVLREVGILLCPFIPQSASKLLDLLAIDQNERMLDDIVSRKIVSETKLPAPEPVFPRYVPTEDED is encoded by the coding sequence ATGCGTGAAAAATTTTATATAACAACACCAATTTTTTATCCGAATGGCAATCCCCATATAGGCCATGCCTATAATGCTATTGCGACAGATTCTATGGCGCGTTTTGAACGCGCCAATGGTAAGGATGTATTTTTTCTTTCCGGCACTGACGAGCATGGTTTGAAAATGCAGCAGACTGCCGAAAAACTGGGATTGACGCCACTGGAGCTCGCTGACCGCAACAGTGCGGTGTTTCAAAAAATGCTCAAGACATTGAATGTCTCGAATGATGACTTTATTCGTACAACCGAAAAGCGCCATTATGATGCCTGTCAGGCCATCTGGAAGTTGATGGAAGAAAACGGCGACATTTATCTTGATCGTTATTCGGGCTGGTATTCTGTGCGTCAGGAAGCTTACTATGACGAGAGCGACACTGAAGTAGGGGAAGATGGAATCCGGCGGGAGAAAGAAGTCGGTTCACCGGTGGAATGGAATGAAGAGGAAAGCTATTTTTTCCGTCTGTCGAAATATGAAGACCGTTTATTGGAGTTTTACGAAAAAAATCCCGACTTCATTGGTCCGAATGAACGCCGCAACGAAATTATCAGTTTTGTGAAATCGGGTCTGAAAGACCTTTCGATATCCCGTACAACATTCAATTGGGGAATACCTGTACCGGGTAATCCCAAGCATGTCATGTATGTGTGGGTCGATGCGCTGACAAATTATCTCACAGCCACCGGTTTTCCGAACAAGACTGCGCCAAGGGCGGATTTTTGGCCTGCGAATGCCCACATCATCGGTAAAGACATTATCCGCTTTCATGCAATCTATTGGCCGGCATTTTTAATGTCGGCGGGGATTGCGCTTCCAAAGCGTGTTTTTGCACACGGATTTTTATTGAACCGTGGGGAAAAAATGTCAAAATCCGTCGGAAATGTTATTGATCCGTTCAAGATGGTTGAACATTACGGTCTTGATCAGGTGCGCTATTTCTTTCTGCGGGAAGTGCCGTTCGGGCAGGATGGAAGCTATAGTCACGATGCTATTGTCAATCGGACGAATGCTGATCTAGCCAATGATCTTGGTAATCTCGCGCAGAGATCGCTTTCGATGATTATGAAAAACTGTGAAGGCCTTGTACCGGTTCCTGACAAATTTCTCAAGCAGGATAACGAGCTTTTGGATAAATGCAAAAACGCGCTTCAAACAGCTCGTGAAACAATGGCAAAGCAAGCACCGCATTTGGCTTTAAGTGCCATTTTTGCAGTTATTTCGGATGCGAATCGTTATTTTGCTACGGAAGAACCGTGGGCACTAAAAAAGACGGATTTCAAACGTTTCTCGACGGTTCTTTATGTAACAGTTGAAGTACTGAGAGAAGTTGGCATTTTGCTTTGTCCTTTCATTCCGCAATCAGCTTCAAAACTCCTTGATTTGCTGGCAATTGATCAAAACGAACGTATGCTTGATGATATAGTTAGCCGGAAAATTGTTTCGGAAACGAAATTGCCGGCACCAGAGCCGGTATTTCCACGTTACGTTCCCACAGAAGACGAAGATTAA
- a CDS encoding DNA polymerase III subunit delta': protein MQALETPKQYDDIDGVIRPSQNTHIFGHNGVISSLGNMRKEGRLHHALLFEGPLGIGKATLAYHLTWNILSSVSGDFVAPEESSPIWRQIAQGSHPSVIHISRRYDNKTERFNTGITVDDIREINRFLAQKSYNGGWRVVIIDTADDMNRAAANGVLKTLEEPPEKTLFILISNSSGRLLPTIRSRCHLIKFRPLDYDNMEKALHHILVNQLPQTSELDAIIAESEGSVRKAALLICYGGMEIIRVQREILNGLVFDVVKAQTIAQALSGRDAVIQFHQFCDNLLSIISSKAMKAGLGGNSLLSNRYADAWKNIADEIAKTEAFNLDKKQFVINVLYKLHKLFAEDV, encoded by the coding sequence ATGCAAGCACTTGAAACGCCAAAACAATATGATGACATTGATGGCGTTATCCGTCCTTCGCAAAACACACATATTTTTGGCCACAACGGCGTAATAAGCTCACTCGGCAACATGCGTAAAGAGGGGCGTCTTCATCATGCCTTGTTGTTTGAAGGCCCGCTTGGTATCGGAAAGGCAACATTAGCTTACCATCTAACATGGAACATTCTTTCCTCGGTTTCCGGAGATTTTGTAGCCCCCGAGGAGAGCTCGCCAATTTGGCGGCAAATTGCGCAGGGCAGTCATCCGTCTGTCATCCATATTTCAAGGCGATATGACAATAAAACAGAACGCTTCAATACCGGAATAACGGTTGATGATATAAGAGAAATCAACCGTTTTCTGGCTCAAAAATCCTATAATGGCGGTTGGCGAGTCGTGATTATCGATACGGCTGACGATATGAATAGAGCTGCCGCAAACGGCGTTTTGAAAACCCTTGAAGAACCACCGGAAAAAACGCTTTTTATTCTTATATCGAATTCGTCGGGGCGTTTATTGCCAACAATCCGTTCGCGCTGCCATCTCATCAAATTTCGTCCACTTGACTACGATAATATGGAAAAAGCGCTCCACCATATTCTGGTAAACCAGTTACCACAAACCTCCGAACTAGACGCAATCATAGCAGAATCCGAAGGAAGTGTCAGAAAAGCAGCTCTATTGATATGTTATGGCGGAATGGAAATTATCCGCGTTCAACGGGAAATATTGAATGGGCTGGTCTTTGATGTTGTTAAAGCACAGACAATTGCCCAAGCCTTATCGGGGCGGGACGCTGTTATTCAATTTCACCAGTTTTGCGATAATTTGCTTTCTATTATCTCATCAAAAGCGATGAAAGCAGGCCTTGGAGGGAATTCGTTGCTCAGTAACCGGTATGCCGATGCATGGAAGAATATTGCTGACGAGATCGCAAAAACAGAAGCATTTAATCTGGATAAAAAACAATTTGTGATTAATGTTCTTTATAAACTTCATAAATTGTTTGCGGAAGATGTCTGA
- the tmk gene encoding dTMP kinase — MSGCFFTFEGGEGAGKSTQINLLGQFLKQKGYDVVVTREPGGTEGGEAIRHVLLSGSALKAGKLFEATLFAAARIDHVNEVIEPALRNGKIVLCDRFIDSTRVYQGASGENINQYLDILEKSAIHGHMPDITFILDLPAKAGMERADKRRGKAANADRFEKDALTVQEARRQAFLKIAEAEPQRCYVIDATRDINDIAKKIENITLLFLDRKKDAST, encoded by the coding sequence GTGAGTGGCTGTTTTTTTACATTCGAGGGCGGAGAAGGGGCTGGAAAGTCTACTCAAATCAATCTTTTAGGACAATTCCTTAAACAAAAAGGTTATGACGTGGTTGTTACCCGCGAACCCGGTGGCACTGAGGGTGGCGAGGCAATAAGGCATGTTCTTCTTTCGGGAAGCGCGTTGAAAGCCGGTAAGCTTTTTGAGGCCACACTTTTTGCTGCCGCACGCATTGATCATGTGAACGAAGTCATCGAACCGGCATTAAGGAACGGAAAAATTGTCTTGTGTGACCGGTTCATTGATTCGACCAGAGTTTATCAAGGGGCAAGCGGCGAGAATATTAACCAATATCTCGACATACTTGAGAAATCGGCAATTCATGGACATATGCCCGATATCACTTTTATACTGGATTTGCCGGCAAAAGCAGGTATGGAAAGAGCTGATAAACGGCGTGGAAAGGCCGCGAATGCAGACCGTTTTGAAAAAGATGCTCTTACGGTTCAAGAAGCTCGCAGGCAAGCTTTCCTGAAGATAGCGGAAGCCGAACCGCAAAGATGTTATGTTATTGATGCAACGCGGGATATTAATGACATCGCGAAAAAAATAGAAAATATAACTTTGCTTTTTTTGGACAGGAAGAAAGATGCAAGCACTTGA
- a CDS encoding D-alanyl-D-alanine carboxypeptidase family protein, translating to MMRSTIVKLLLSIFFAFVTSKSFGQNFEVSATQAIMIDGETGSILYQKSPHTKFEPASLTKLMTAEVVFHLLDSGALREDQLFHISVNAWRTGGAPSRTNTMFAPVNSDISVLDLLRGMIIVNGNDAAIALAEGISGSEEKFADLMNERAKELELNSSHFVNATGLPQNGQYTNASDIVRLSRYIATHYPKYFKIYSEPEITWSRITQRNKNPLFALDIGAQGFANAYSDSSGFSTSSVIQNNNRQLFLVLNGIKKEKDRPTEAAKLLNWGMNAFEFKQVFSKDVVVGYARVFGGVKPVVPLSVKEPVDILMNIEKKPVISARIIYHGPLDAPISPDVEVGKLQILANKTVLLEKPVFTADEVEETGLVGKAKDALYELTIGWLRKYI from the coding sequence ATGATGCGCTCAACTATTGTCAAACTGTTATTGTCCATTTTTTTCGCTTTTGTAACGTCGAAATCTTTTGGCCAAAATTTTGAAGTTTCAGCCACACAAGCGATCATGATCGACGGTGAGACAGGGTCGATACTTTATCAGAAAAGCCCTCACACGAAATTCGAACCAGCGTCGCTCACCAAGCTGATGACTGCGGAAGTGGTTTTTCATCTGCTCGATAGTGGTGCATTGCGTGAAGACCAGCTTTTTCACATCAGCGTTAATGCGTGGAGAACCGGAGGCGCACCATCGCGCACAAATACAATGTTTGCTCCGGTAAATAGCGATATAAGTGTACTCGATTTGCTGCGCGGTATGATTATCGTAAACGGCAATGACGCGGCAATTGCTTTGGCAGAAGGTATTTCCGGCAGTGAAGAAAAATTTGCTGACCTTATGAACGAACGGGCCAAAGAGTTGGAGCTGAACTCAAGCCATTTTGTAAATGCAACCGGATTACCGCAAAATGGCCAATACACCAACGCCAGCGATATTGTCAGACTATCACGATATATCGCGACGCATTATCCGAAATATTTCAAAATTTATTCCGAGCCGGAAATAACCTGGAGCAGAATTACCCAACGTAATAAAAATCCGCTTTTTGCATTGGATATCGGCGCTCAAGGCTTTGCAAATGCCTATAGTGACAGTTCAGGATTTTCCACATCTTCAGTTATCCAGAATAATAACAGACAACTTTTTCTGGTTTTAAACGGTATTAAAAAGGAAAAAGATAGGCCAACCGAAGCCGCGAAATTACTGAACTGGGGAATGAATGCGTTCGAATTCAAACAGGTTTTTTCAAAGGATGTGGTCGTTGGTTACGCACGTGTTTTTGGTGGCGTAAAACCGGTTGTCCCGCTTTCAGTCAAGGAACCTGTCGACATTTTGATGAATATTGAAAAGAAACCGGTCATATCAGCCAGGATCATTTATCATGGACCTCTGGACGCGCCTATATCGCCTGATGTGGAGGTCGGCAAATTGCAAATATTGGCAAATAAAACTGTTCTTCTCGAAAAGCCGGTCTTTACCGCCGATGAAGTTGAAGAGACAGGACTTGTCGGAAAAGCCAAAGATGCCCTATATGAGCTGACAATCGGTTGGCTAAGAAAATATATTTGA